One stretch of Clavibacter michiganensis DNA includes these proteins:
- a CDS encoding general stress protein, which yields MTNPLLGRSSRARMPKLPKGEPVATYETYDEAQKAVVTLAEADFPVTQVSIVGNELTSVERVTGKLTSARAAVAGAASGAWLGLFLGLVTFLFSPVPNFSFVVGAVIIGVGFGAIYGIVSYSITRRRRDFTSVMQVTATSYSVVVEPDSLHRARNVLGIGGVGTSVYGEPVVSTPPATAPAAKPVGPYGERLPEPGGSDAPEPTAPPTSTDRPVGDQGTAGA from the coding sequence GTGACCAACCCCCTCCTCGGACGCTCCTCCCGTGCCCGCATGCCGAAGCTGCCGAAGGGGGAGCCCGTCGCGACCTACGAGACGTACGACGAGGCCCAGAAGGCCGTCGTCACGCTCGCCGAGGCGGACTTCCCGGTCACGCAGGTGAGCATCGTGGGCAACGAGCTGACGAGCGTCGAGCGGGTCACGGGCAAGCTCACCTCCGCCCGGGCCGCGGTCGCGGGAGCGGCGAGCGGCGCGTGGCTCGGCCTGTTCCTCGGGCTCGTGACCTTCCTCTTCTCGCCCGTGCCGAACTTCTCGTTCGTCGTCGGCGCCGTCATCATCGGCGTCGGCTTCGGCGCCATCTACGGGATCGTCAGCTACAGCATCACGCGCCGCCGCCGGGACTTCACCTCGGTGATGCAGGTCACGGCCACGAGCTACTCCGTGGTCGTCGAGCCCGACTCCCTGCACCGCGCGCGGAACGTGCTCGGGATCGGGGGAGTCGGCACGTCGGTGTACGGCGAGCCGGTGGTGTCGACGCCGCCCGCCACCGCGCCCGCCGCGAAGCCCGTGGGCCCCTACGGGGAGCGCCTGCCCGAGCCGGGTGGATCCGACGCCCCCGAGCCGACCGCGCCGCCGACGTCGACCGACCGTCCCGTGGGCGACCAGGGCACGGCGGGGGCCTGA
- a CDS encoding magnesium transporter MgtE N-terminal domain-containing protein produces MSASRVFVARLAGCSVFDPAGDRVGRVRDVLVVYRKDDPPRVVGLIVEIPGKRRVFLSIGRVTSIGSGQIITTGLINLRRFEQRGGEVRVIAEILGRRVSMRDGSGTAVIEDVAIEESGQAEWEVSQLFCRRPRTSPSPFAKGATIFATWEEVAELQDDGVAQSASQFLAAYSDLLPADLANTLLDLPQARRLEVAEELPDARLADVLEEMPEAEQVEIMATLDDDRAADVLDQMQPDDAADLIAQLSDERGETLLELMQPEEADDVRMLLSYAPDTAGGLMTTDPVIVSGDATVAEGLALIRRHELAPTLGAAVCVTLPPYEPPTGRFLGMVHFQRMLRYPPHERLGTLLDQGLEPVRADTSAAEVSRIMASYNLVSVPVVDENHRLVGVVTIDDVLDHLLPDDWRSADAERETRKRATARFHGTATAAIPTAGPVRGRRIPRGTAE; encoded by the coding sequence GTGAGCGCCTCCCGAGTCTTCGTCGCCCGGCTCGCCGGGTGCAGCGTGTTCGACCCCGCAGGAGACCGCGTCGGGCGCGTCCGCGACGTGCTCGTCGTCTACCGCAAGGACGATCCGCCGCGCGTCGTCGGCCTCATCGTCGAGATCCCCGGCAAGCGCCGCGTGTTCCTCTCCATCGGCCGCGTCACGAGCATCGGCTCCGGGCAGATCATCACGACCGGCCTCATCAACCTGCGCCGGTTCGAGCAGCGCGGGGGTGAGGTGCGCGTCATCGCGGAGATCCTCGGGCGCCGCGTGAGCATGCGCGACGGATCCGGCACCGCCGTCATCGAGGACGTCGCGATCGAGGAGTCCGGCCAGGCCGAGTGGGAGGTCTCGCAGCTCTTCTGCCGCCGCCCGCGCACGAGCCCCTCCCCCTTCGCCAAGGGCGCCACCATCTTCGCCACGTGGGAGGAGGTCGCCGAGCTCCAGGACGACGGCGTCGCCCAGTCCGCCTCGCAGTTCCTCGCCGCCTACTCCGACCTGCTGCCCGCCGACCTCGCCAACACCCTCCTCGACCTGCCCCAGGCGCGTCGCCTCGAGGTCGCCGAGGAGCTGCCGGACGCCCGCCTCGCCGACGTCCTCGAGGAGATGCCGGAGGCCGAGCAGGTCGAGATCATGGCCACGCTCGACGACGACCGCGCGGCCGACGTGCTCGACCAGATGCAGCCGGACGACGCGGCCGACCTCATCGCGCAGCTGTCGGACGAGCGCGGCGAGACCCTCCTCGAGCTGATGCAGCCGGAGGAGGCCGACGACGTCCGCATGCTCCTCAGCTACGCGCCCGACACCGCGGGCGGCCTCATGACCACGGATCCCGTCATCGTCTCGGGCGACGCCACCGTCGCCGAGGGCCTCGCCCTCATCCGCCGCCACGAGCTCGCGCCCACGCTGGGCGCCGCGGTCTGCGTCACGCTGCCGCCGTACGAGCCGCCGACGGGCCGCTTCCTGGGCATGGTGCACTTCCAGCGGATGCTGCGCTACCCGCCGCACGAGCGCCTCGGCACGCTGCTCGACCAGGGCCTGGAACCGGTGCGCGCGGACACGAGCGCGGCCGAGGTGTCGCGCATCATGGCGAGCTACAACCTCGTCTCCGTGCCCGTGGTGGACGAGAACCACCGCCTGGTCGGCGTGGTCACCATCGACGACGTGCTCGACCACCTCCTGCCGGACGACTGGCGCAGCGCCGACGCGGAACGCGAGACGCGCAAGCGCGCGACCGCCCGCTTCCACGGCACGGCCACGGCCGCCATCCCCACCGCAGGACCCGTACGAGGACGGAGGATCCCCCGTGGCACGGCAGAGTAA